One window from the genome of Bacillus rossius redtenbacheri isolate Brsri chromosome 10, Brsri_v3, whole genome shotgun sequence encodes:
- the LOC134535830 gene encoding uridine diphosphate glucose pyrophosphatase NUDT14-like isoform X4 — protein MNNITDITVSPLTKSSYLKPIKIKYSQNGVDKEQHLLKVHNSVAVLLFNTSRNVFVFVKQFRPAHEDNAEIETIKYPSEHGFTLELCAGILDQELPPEEIARLEVLEECGYVVPASNFKHIISLRNTALTGSKQAIFYAEVTDAMRSTEPTKEHRTIEVVELSVEEAKKYLHSSEVRSPAILLFSLMWFFQNKQK, from the exons ATGAATAATATTACTGATATAACTGTTTCGCCTCTGACGAAGTCTTCGTATTTGAAgccaattaaaattaaatactctCAG AACGGTGTCGACAAGGAACAGCATTTGCTCAAGGTTCATAACAG TGTGGCAGTTCTTCTTTTCAATACTTCAAGAAATGTGTTCGTTTTTGTTAAACAGTTCAGGCCAG CCCACGAAGATAATGCTGAgattgaaacaataaaatatcccAGTGAACATGGATTCACGTTAGAGCTGTGTGCGGGAATTTTGGATCAAGAGCTTCCGCCAGAAGAAATCGCTCGGTTGGAAGTGCTGGAAGAATGTGGCTATGTCGTCCCTGCCTCTAACTTCAAGCATATAATTTCCCTCAG GAATACTGCTCTCACTGGAAGCAAACAAGCAATATTCTATGCAGAAGTTACTGATGCAATGAGAA GTACAGAACCCACCAAAGAGCACAGAACGATTGAAGTGGTGGAACTGAGTGTTGAAGAGGCTAAAAAATACCTTCATAGCAGTGAGGTCCGTAGCCCTGCCATTCTGTTGTTTAGTCTGATGTGGTTTTTCCAGAACAAACAAAAATGA
- the LOC134535830 gene encoding uridine diphosphate glucose pyrophosphatase NUDT14-like isoform X2, with protein MNNITDITVSPLTKSSYLKPIKIKYSQNGVDKEQHLLKVHNSVAVLLFNTSRNVFVFVKQFRPAHEDNAEIETIKYPSEHGFTLELCAGILDQELPPEEIARLEVLEECGYVVPASNFKHIISLRNTALTGSKQAIFYAEVTDAMRTLGVTSPGPSAQPAAVTCTLHADWITRCPSGTSVSVKNHSQLKVSKIPTNHKQWHATGIFTGGLHVNSVKLETCVNVVAPLLHLW; from the exons ATGAATAATATTACTGATATAACTGTTTCGCCTCTGACGAAGTCTTCGTATTTGAAgccaattaaaattaaatactctCAG AACGGTGTCGACAAGGAACAGCATTTGCTCAAGGTTCATAACAG TGTGGCAGTTCTTCTTTTCAATACTTCAAGAAATGTGTTCGTTTTTGTTAAACAGTTCAGGCCAG CCCACGAAGATAATGCTGAgattgaaacaataaaatatcccAGTGAACATGGATTCACGTTAGAGCTGTGTGCGGGAATTTTGGATCAAGAGCTTCCGCCAGAAGAAATCGCTCGGTTGGAAGTGCTGGAAGAATGTGGCTATGTCGTCCCTGCCTCTAACTTCAAGCATATAATTTCCCTCAG GAATACTGCTCTCACTGGAAGCAAACAAGCAATATTCTATGCAGAAGTTACTGATGCAATGAGAA CCCTGGGCGTGACATCGCCGGGACCAAGCGCACAGCCGGCAGCAGTAACATGCACGTTGCACGCTGACTGGATCACTAGGTGTCCGAGCGGCACCAGCGTGTCTGTTAAAAATCATTCGCAACTGAAAGTTTCCAAAAT TCCGACCAACCACAAGCAGTGGCATGCGACCGGCATCTTCACCGGAGGACTGCACGTGAACAGTGTGAAGCTGGAGACTTGTGTTAACGTGGTGGCACCTCTGCTTCATCTTTGGTGA
- the LOC134535830 gene encoding uridine diphosphate glucose pyrophosphatase NUDT14-like isoform X3 produces the protein MNNITDITVSPLTKSSYLKPIKIKYSQNGVDKEQHLLKVHNSVAVLLFNTSRNVFVFVKQFRPAVYYANLPAHEDNAEIETIKYPSEHGFTLELCAGILDQELPPEEIARLEVLEECGYVVPASNFKHIISLRNTALTGSKQAIFYAEVTDAMRSTEPTKEHRTIEVVELSVEEAKKYLHSSEVRSPAILLFSLMWFFQNKQK, from the exons ATGAATAATATTACTGATATAACTGTTTCGCCTCTGACGAAGTCTTCGTATTTGAAgccaattaaaattaaatactctCAG AACGGTGTCGACAAGGAACAGCATTTGCTCAAGGTTCATAACAG TGTGGCAGTTCTTCTTTTCAATACTTCAAGAAATGTGTTCGTTTTTGTTAAACAGTTCAGGCCAG CTGTATACTACGCCAACCTTCCAGCCCACGAAGATAATGCTGAgattgaaacaataaaatatcccAGTGAACATGGATTCACGTTAGAGCTGTGTGCGGGAATTTTGGATCAAGAGCTTCCGCCAGAAGAAATCGCTCGGTTGGAAGTGCTGGAAGAATGTGGCTATGTCGTCCCTGCCTCTAACTTCAAGCATATAATTTCCCTCAG GAATACTGCTCTCACTGGAAGCAAACAAGCAATATTCTATGCAGAAGTTACTGATGCAATGAGAA GTACAGAACCCACCAAAGAGCACAGAACGATTGAAGTGGTGGAACTGAGTGTTGAAGAGGCTAAAAAATACCTTCATAGCAGTGAGGTCCGTAGCCCTGCCATTCTGTTGTTTAGTCTGATGTGGTTTTTCCAGAACAAACAAAAATGA
- the LOC134535830 gene encoding uridine diphosphate glucose pyrophosphatase NUDT14-like isoform X1: MNNITDITVSPLTKSSYLKPIKIKYSQNGVDKEQHLLKVHNSVAVLLFNTSRNVFVFVKQFRPAVYYANLPAHEDNAEIETIKYPSEHGFTLELCAGILDQELPPEEIARLEVLEECGYVVPASNFKHIISLRNTALTGSKQAIFYAEVTDAMRTLGVTSPGPSAQPAAVTCTLHADWITRCPSGTSVSVKNHSQLKVSKIPTNHKQWHATGIFTGGLHVNSVKLETCVNVVAPLLHLW; the protein is encoded by the exons ATGAATAATATTACTGATATAACTGTTTCGCCTCTGACGAAGTCTTCGTATTTGAAgccaattaaaattaaatactctCAG AACGGTGTCGACAAGGAACAGCATTTGCTCAAGGTTCATAACAG TGTGGCAGTTCTTCTTTTCAATACTTCAAGAAATGTGTTCGTTTTTGTTAAACAGTTCAGGCCAG CTGTATACTACGCCAACCTTCCAGCCCACGAAGATAATGCTGAgattgaaacaataaaatatcccAGTGAACATGGATTCACGTTAGAGCTGTGTGCGGGAATTTTGGATCAAGAGCTTCCGCCAGAAGAAATCGCTCGGTTGGAAGTGCTGGAAGAATGTGGCTATGTCGTCCCTGCCTCTAACTTCAAGCATATAATTTCCCTCAG GAATACTGCTCTCACTGGAAGCAAACAAGCAATATTCTATGCAGAAGTTACTGATGCAATGAGAA CCCTGGGCGTGACATCGCCGGGACCAAGCGCACAGCCGGCAGCAGTAACATGCACGTTGCACGCTGACTGGATCACTAGGTGTCCGAGCGGCACCAGCGTGTCTGTTAAAAATCATTCGCAACTGAAAGTTTCCAAAAT TCCGACCAACCACAAGCAGTGGCATGCGACCGGCATCTTCACCGGAGGACTGCACGTGAACAGTGTGAAGCTGGAGACTTGTGTTAACGTGGTGGCACCTCTGCTTCATCTTTGGTGA